From the genome of Nakamurella flavida, one region includes:
- a CDS encoding ABC transporter permease: MTTQIPAPDPTESSPRVGWLRAGARRVVPLGLRQSVLAVVLGLVVCFGVILLVADDPATAFSSFLTGTFKTRYAFGNMIAIGTVLIFTALAATVSFRAGAFNIGTEGQLVLGGLVAAVVVVAVPGPGILAQLVALVCAALAGAAWVALPAWLRIRFGTNEILTTLMFNYIAADLALFLVNRFFRDKTSGAVETPPLPTDLWLTRLLVPSPANVGVILALLVAAGAWLVFDRTRTGRRMEIAGVQPAFAEYLGIRSTRYLLTSLLSSGALAGLGGGVAVLGITHAYVSGFSPQYGFLGITVALIGRLRPGGVVLAAFLYAMLMTGATSMQSASNVPFALVFVLQGVLVLLVTSQRIGGRS; encoded by the coding sequence GTGACGACGCAGATCCCCGCCCCCGACCCCACCGAGAGCTCCCCTCGGGTCGGCTGGCTGCGGGCCGGGGCCCGCCGCGTGGTGCCGCTGGGCCTGCGCCAGTCGGTGCTGGCCGTCGTCCTCGGCCTGGTCGTCTGCTTCGGGGTCATCCTGCTGGTGGCCGACGACCCGGCGACCGCGTTCTCCTCGTTCCTGACCGGGACGTTCAAGACCCGGTACGCCTTCGGCAACATGATCGCCATCGGCACGGTGCTGATCTTCACGGCGCTCGCCGCGACCGTGTCGTTCCGGGCCGGCGCCTTCAACATCGGCACCGAGGGGCAGCTGGTCCTCGGTGGCCTGGTCGCCGCCGTGGTGGTGGTGGCGGTCCCCGGCCCGGGGATCCTCGCCCAGCTCGTCGCGCTCGTCTGCGCCGCCCTCGCCGGTGCCGCGTGGGTGGCCCTGCCCGCCTGGCTGCGGATCCGCTTCGGCACCAACGAGATCCTGACCACGCTGATGTTCAACTACATCGCCGCGGATCTCGCGCTGTTCCTGGTCAACCGGTTCTTCCGGGACAAGACCTCGGGGGCGGTGGAGACGCCGCCGCTGCCCACCGACCTCTGGTTGACCCGCCTGCTCGTGCCCTCACCGGCCAACGTCGGCGTCATCCTGGCCCTGCTCGTCGCGGCGGGTGCCTGGCTGGTGTTCGACCGCACCCGCACGGGACGGCGGATGGAGATCGCCGGCGTGCAGCCGGCTTTCGCGGAGTACCTGGGCATCCGGTCCACCCGCTACCTGCTCACCTCACTGCTGAGCAGCGGCGCGCTCGCCGGTCTGGGCGGCGGGGTCGCCGTCCTCGGCATCACCCACGCCTACGTCTCGGGCTTCTCGCCGCAGTACGGCTTCCTGGGTATCACGGTGGCCCTGATCGGGCGGCTCCGGCCCGGCGGGGTCGTCCTGGCCGCCTTCCTCTACGCGATGCTCATGACGGGAGCGACCTCCATGCAGTCGGCCTCGAACGTGCCGTTCGCCCTGGTCTTCGTGCTGCAGGGCGTCCTGGTCCTGCTCGTCACCAGCCAGCGGATCGGTGGGAGGTCCTGA
- a CDS encoding ABC transporter ATP-binding protein, producing MTTARPVARQGDPPLLVMRGIRKTFGSLVAVDDVDLEVRAGEIHALLGENGAGKSTLMNCLFGLTRPDQGDILIRGETVHVTSPRRALALGIGMVHQHFKLVPSLSVADNVFLGSEPHHGPFLDRRHSHRVVGELAERYGLDVRPDDLVRSLSVGAQQRVEILRALAKDVSVLVLDEPTAVLTPAETERFFQVVRGFAADGLAVVLISHHLREVREVADTVTVLRRGRRVAHEPIHAVTNAELAGLITGDAPPADSEVPFGTPGDVRLRVEGIELVSGRGKTVVDGVDLTVRAGEIVGVLGIAGNGQTELVEAITGLRTPAAGRVLVGPVDVTGAGPSAARAAGMAHVPEDRIGRGMAGNLSVEANITAGHLGSPEVGGRLLSAPRIRRLAAGLMTAFDVRAASPRQLMRRLSGGNAQKTVLAREFSRDPDLVVCAEPTRGLDIAAAAFVRRELVARRDSGGAVLLVSSEIEEVVAIADRVLVMSRGRIVAEFVDRRPTEAEVGRAMLEGSSS from the coding sequence GTGACCACTGCCCGCCCCGTCGCCCGCCAGGGTGACCCACCCCTGCTCGTCATGCGGGGGATCCGGAAGACCTTCGGCTCGCTGGTCGCCGTGGACGACGTGGACCTGGAGGTCCGGGCCGGGGAGATCCACGCGCTGCTCGGGGAGAACGGGGCGGGCAAGTCCACCCTGATGAACTGCCTCTTCGGGCTGACCCGCCCGGACCAGGGGGACATCCTGATCCGGGGGGAGACCGTGCACGTTACCTCTCCCCGGCGGGCCCTGGCCCTGGGCATCGGCATGGTCCACCAGCACTTCAAGCTGGTGCCCTCGCTCTCCGTCGCCGACAACGTCTTCCTGGGATCCGAACCGCACCACGGTCCGTTCCTGGACCGTCGGCACAGCCACCGGGTTGTCGGCGAACTGGCCGAACGCTACGGCCTGGACGTCCGTCCCGACGACCTGGTGCGCAGCCTGTCGGTGGGCGCCCAGCAGCGGGTGGAGATCCTCCGGGCCCTGGCCAAGGACGTGTCCGTCCTCGTGCTGGACGAACCGACCGCCGTCCTGACCCCGGCCGAGACGGAGCGCTTCTTCCAGGTCGTCCGGGGCTTCGCGGCCGACGGACTGGCCGTGGTGCTGATCAGCCACCACCTCCGCGAGGTGCGCGAGGTGGCCGACACCGTGACGGTGCTGCGCCGGGGTCGCCGGGTCGCCCACGAGCCGATCCACGCCGTGACGAACGCCGAGCTGGCCGGCCTGATCACCGGCGACGCCCCTCCGGCGGACAGCGAGGTGCCGTTCGGAACACCCGGCGACGTCCGACTGCGGGTGGAGGGCATCGAGCTGGTCAGCGGCCGCGGCAAGACGGTGGTCGACGGCGTCGACCTGACCGTGCGGGCGGGCGAGATCGTGGGCGTGCTGGGCATCGCCGGCAACGGGCAGACCGAGCTGGTGGAGGCCATCACCGGGCTGCGCACCCCGGCCGCGGGTCGCGTCCTGGTCGGTCCGGTCGACGTGACCGGGGCCGGGCCGTCGGCGGCGCGGGCGGCCGGGATGGCGCACGTCCCGGAGGACCGCATCGGGCGGGGCATGGCCGGCAACCTGTCCGTGGAGGCCAACATCACCGCCGGCCACCTGGGATCACCGGAGGTCGGCGGCCGGCTGCTGTCGGCGCCCCGCATCCGCCGGCTCGCCGCCGGGCTGATGACCGCCTTCGACGTCCGGGCCGCGTCCCCGCGCCAGTTGATGCGTCGGCTGTCCGGCGGCAACGCCCAGAAGACGGTGCTGGCCCGGGAGTTCTCGCGCGACCCGGACCTGGTGGTGTGCGCCGAGCCGACCCGCGGACTGGACATCGCCGCGGCCGCCTTCGTCCGCCGGGAACTGGTGGCCCGCCGCGACTCCGGTGGCGCCGTGCTGCTGGTCTCCAGCGAGATCGAGGAGGTCGTCGCCATCGCCGACCGGGTCCTGGTGATGTCCCGGGGCCGGATCGTCGCCGAGTTCGTCGACCGTCGGCCCACCGAGGCCGAGGTCGGCCGGGCCATGCTGGAAGGAAGCTCCTCGTGA
- a CDS encoding BMP family lipoprotein, with protein MTRSTWSAAIALTATTTLLLSACGGASGTATSSSAASAATSAAGGSSASSAATASAAPSVPAEALNIIAPLSGQLGDQSFMDSANDGLQRAAADLGVSVKVIEAGADDAPAWERNLTEASATGESGLIVTGGTVMASTLEKVAAQFPDQKYLIFDSPSVGPNTTGISYAQNEGAFLVGVLAALITTNPDTFPRATGSKKIGLVGGMDIPVIRDFAVGYEQGAKSIDPSITVDLRFVGDFESAQGAYDLTKAMYGDGSDVVYQVAGAAGLGVLQAGADNGRYALGTDSDQNQLHPESTPASAIKAVGNTVYSGIQAFQAGTLEMGTTIVGNIANDGVGIAFNDALVPADIQAQVEALSQKVVDGTITVDTAL; from the coding sequence ATGACGAGATCCACCTGGTCCGCCGCCATCGCGCTGACTGCCACCACGACCCTGCTGCTCAGTGCCTGCGGAGGCGCGTCCGGCACCGCGACGAGCTCGTCGGCCGCATCGGCCGCGACCTCCGCCGCCGGCGGTTCGTCCGCGAGCTCCGCCGCGACCGCGTCGGCCGCTCCGTCGGTGCCGGCCGAGGCGTTGAACATCATCGCCCCGCTCAGTGGCCAGCTCGGTGATCAGAGCTTCATGGACTCGGCCAACGACGGCCTGCAGCGTGCCGCCGCCGATCTCGGGGTGTCGGTCAAGGTCATCGAAGCCGGTGCCGACGACGCCCCGGCCTGGGAGCGCAATCTGACCGAGGCGTCCGCCACCGGGGAGAGCGGGCTCATCGTCACCGGTGGAACCGTCATGGCCTCCACCCTGGAGAAGGTCGCCGCGCAGTTCCCCGACCAGAAGTACCTGATCTTCGACAGCCCGTCCGTGGGCCCGAACACCACCGGCATCTCCTACGCCCAGAACGAGGGCGCGTTCCTCGTCGGTGTCCTGGCCGCGCTGATCACCACCAACCCGGACACGTTCCCCCGGGCCACCGGCAGCAAGAAGATCGGCCTGGTCGGCGGGATGGACATCCCGGTCATCCGGGACTTCGCTGTCGGCTACGAGCAGGGTGCCAAGTCGATCGACCCGTCCATCACGGTGGATCTGCGCTTCGTCGGCGACTTCGAGAGTGCCCAGGGTGCCTACGATCTGACCAAGGCGATGTACGGCGACGGGTCCGACGTGGTCTACCAGGTGGCCGGGGCCGCCGGGCTCGGTGTGCTGCAGGCGGGTGCGGACAACGGCCGCTACGCGCTGGGTACCGACTCCGACCAGAACCAGCTGCACCCGGAGTCCACCCCGGCCAGCGCGATCAAGGCCGTGGGCAACACCGTCTACTCCGGCATCCAGGCCTTCCAGGCCGGGACCCTGGAGATGGGCACGACGATCGTCGGCAACATCGCCAACGACGGCGTGGGTATCGCGTTCAACGACGCCCTGGTGCCGGCCGACATCCAGGCCCAGGTCGAGGCGCTGAGCCAGAAGGTGGTCGACGGCACCATCACCGTCGACACCGCTCTCTGA
- a CDS encoding alpha/beta fold hydrolase: MHEDLQVPLRRAQTTSRPHLAYVDVGRVGDPPVVLLHGVGSSASTWATLLPLLPADRRYIAADYRGHGDSEPVGESYSLQDQVDDHIRLLDELGVGAAVVIGFSLGAVVAQAVAVDHPERTTALVLLNSIGGRDEAQRTRALDRLQVIRTTDPAESARASVERWFTEAFRHDRPDLVAAECAVVAGVDHHSYGSAYEILATTDLLDRADAITVPTLVVTGEDDAGSTPAMSRALAARIPGADLVIRPGLRHYLHIEDAPVLARLITDFLAGHAPVA, from the coding sequence ATGCATGAAGACCTTCAGGTGCCCCTCCGTCGGGCGCAGACGACCTCCCGGCCCCACCTCGCCTACGTCGACGTGGGGCGGGTCGGTGACCCGCCGGTGGTGCTGCTGCACGGCGTCGGGAGCTCGGCGTCGACCTGGGCGACGCTGCTCCCGCTGCTGCCGGCCGACCGCCGGTACATCGCGGCCGACTACCGCGGGCACGGGGACTCCGAACCCGTGGGGGAGAGCTACTCCCTGCAGGACCAGGTGGACGATCACATCCGTCTGCTGGACGAACTGGGTGTCGGGGCCGCGGTCGTCATCGGCTTCTCGCTCGGCGCCGTGGTGGCCCAGGCGGTCGCGGTCGATCACCCCGAGCGCACCACGGCGCTGGTGCTCCTGAACTCCATCGGGGGTCGCGACGAGGCCCAGCGCACCCGGGCGCTGGACCGCCTGCAGGTCATCCGGACGACGGACCCGGCCGAATCGGCCCGGGCCAGCGTCGAACGGTGGTTCACCGAGGCGTTCCGCCATGACCGTCCCGACCTGGTCGCGGCGGAGTGTGCGGTGGTGGCCGGGGTCGACCACCATTCCTACGGGTCGGCCTACGAGATCCTGGCCACCACCGATCTTCTCGACCGGGCGGACGCCATCACGGTCCCCACCCTGGTGGTCACCGGCGAGGACGATGCCGGCTCGACCCCGGCGATGTCCCGCGCCCTGGCCGCCCGCATCCCCGGCGCGGACCTGGTCATCCGTCCCGGGCTCCGGCACTACCTGCACATCGAGGACGCGCCTGTCCTCGCCCGGCTCATCACCGACTTCCTGGCCGGCCACGCTCCCGTGGCCTGA